The genomic interval AGGACGCGTGTCCGGAATCTGAATTCAAAATAGACCAATCACAAACCGCGACCGCCACTCACTCCACCAATCGGAAGCGTCTGTTCGTGTCACGTGAGAACTTCCGCACGATCGCCCCCACAAAACTCGCACACTACTTCTCTCTCTCTCGCACTCGCTGCGCGCTCGCCCCGAATGTGAAACGACACTACTTCTCGTCACACACTTTTTTTCGCGTCTTTATCTTCGCGCATCGCCCATCGCCCGACTGTTATTGTAACAATAACAAAATGGCGTTCCGTATcgcctaattttttaaatatatttacgtaCCGCTTTTTTAATCGCTTTTATATCTACAGTTCTACACAGTCAgcacacacacatgcaaatatttaatgttatcgATAAAATGACTGAGAAGGAATGTGCCGTTGTATGCAAATTATAGACGtgctcgaaaattaaaaaaaatatcggaaaTGGCTAGATTGATactcaaaaataaattcaaaacagaCGAACCGTTCAAATGATTGTAAAATGGACTCACCGACGATCATCCAGGACATGTCGTTGAGACGCAAAACAAACTGGGATGAGAGCGAACGAACGGCCGGCAAAAAGTGCAAGCGGCGAGTGCGGTGCGCGTCGTTGCCAAATGTGACCCGAACAACGTTCTGCGACGACCTATAGTATTACGTCTAAAGACGAATACATACGCGACCACTgtctttaaattaaaacaatgcgATGTTGTCAATTGCATTTTTCGTATTCACTACGTATATTTTATTGCGTCGTTGCCACCCCATCGACGAATGCATAATTCGAACGTTGAGTGGAacgattgaatatttttatttgtacatcATAATAGAACAATCATAAATCGCATTTTCAAGTTTAAATAGGAAAAGCAGTATTTTGTTAACCGAGAAATATATGTTTatcatttgaattaaaataatataattacagaACATTCATTTATTGTTATGAGATCGAAGACGCCAAAAACTCAAaaagtttttgttttaaaatttgagcGTTCAAAAATTTTACCATGCCGACGATTGTATTATTtcctttttaataaatttaggattttattaaattaaaaatacacaacTTTCTAACGAGACCACATCGGCgaaattatcaaataataaaaatcttaaaattatcGTTAAATGATGAGTAGATacattgagtttttttttttgaaaatatacacatagatagatacatatatctgtaATAAATTCTAATGATGAGTAAATAGATATTTAAAGTTGCAGTTATCATAATATTATTCACGGGAATAGTATTTCGTTTCTGCAAAAATGAGCAAAGCCTTTTTgtcaatgacaaaaaaaaaagtttatagtTTTTCAACTATCATTCTTTATTCACGTAGTTTGACTTTTGTCTCTGTGCGCCAATTCTGTTTGTCGGGCTACCACTTTCGATCTTCAAATCGATCTGATAGTTCTCAtacttgcatatatgtatacttttgcCTAAAATTTTTCTACAGATAGATACAATATTTATAGATAATTATAAAAgctcgtatttatttttttaagaaaaaatacacTCACTTTTCCATTATGTGTGGTTTTGTCGTGAGACGCActctagatcagtggttctcaggcgaaattttaccatggccgcacaggtgataatagtggtcccatggaaatgtctggtggccgcaccaaatgtaatcaaataaattcaagttacaaaaaaagtggatcaatttattcataaaataaaagaaattttaacattttggtatctatttatttaataataatacaaatggaaattgctcaatactcctttcttccaatgcaagtcgcattgctgcttctaagtttgcgtctgtcagctggttctaaatttgtttttaataaagtccattacactgaatgatctttcgcaatatacggtagtgggaaaaatagacaattgcaaataaagcaattgttgccaaatatttatattggtttgtttcattgtcaacgtatatttccgaccaaaatttttaaaccgaaatattattaaaatggttattaagtacttgatcatgactaattagttaattaatttaaggaagatacaaaagaaacagttttaaaaaaattcaattcttcgaacccttttatcaagttccagattcagagatttaagacactctattattttaagttttaattttaattttgaagttgtgtctgtcatcttatctatcaaatcactaacagaagataaaattgaaaaattgtcattttcaacttctgtcacaaggcttttcgctatattttttagtttgtcaatgatgaccatggtttaaatattagtattatttactatcgttgtcgctggtggccgcagtaaaatccactagtggtCGCATACGGCCAccgtggccgcacttgagaaccactgctctagatacatacatatatgactacGGTGACCATACGTCCTTTATTTCACTGTCCTGTccttaagatttatttattttctaaaattcgGTAGGATCGTCGCCGCAGCGAACCATAAACAATCGATTCTGTTTTGAAATATTAGAGAGATCGAAGATCGACAAATGAAAATATCGAAGAATTACGACAAACAGACAAGCCCTGCCTACATGGGTTCATTTTAAAAGTCTCTCTGGATCTAATGACCCCATTGAACGAATATTTTCATTAGTGAACTAACAATATATAGACCGATGAGAAAACCCAATTAAAATGGACACATTATATAGGAGCATGCATTTATATCAAATGCAACTTTGAAGCTGAATGAGCTGTTTacaatttttgattattaaagcACGAACCCGTGTTATTAAAAAAAGGTACATTATTGtgacaaatatcaaaattaatttcaagaaTGTGCATATGctcacatttaataataaatgttatatacTTATAAGTTACAAAACGATTCTTTACATGACTTTTATTTTCTCCAAATTAATATGGTCaccgtacatatatgtatgtggcgcaaaaatgaaaagaaatgatGTTCGTTTTTCTGTAGAATTGTACAAGTACCTCATGGTGTAGTGGCCGAAATAAGAGGTGGGGAGGGTTGGGAGGTGGAACGCCACAAGATGTCGGAGTATAAAAGAGGGTCCCCTCCCCTTTCGTCTGGAGATCGGGTCCATTTGCCGAAGAGTTCGCAACTGCTTCTGCACATCTGCACCTCTGCACTTTCCAATCGCTCGCAAAGATGGATCAAGGTAAGGCGCATTTCATTCACTGCATTATCACTCCATGTCTTCGAGCAACGCCTTaccaactatttttttttaaataagctacAAAAGAAATTTTCAATCTGAAGCTAAAATCGTATTATACTAATAGaatattttcgtttaaattCGTTTTGTCCAATTGTATTGGGGTCGCGAATCACTTGATCGTAATTCGTATCCCTTTTCACCGTATCGTATCACCAATCACTTATCGCTAATAACTTATCAGTAGTAGATAAGGCGCCATTTTGCACCTCGGGAAGGACGCTAAACATCGTTATTCGTTATTCGCTTTTTGTTATCGGCTACCCAGTACCCGCACTCGCCCAACTACTCAACTTTCAACCCAAGGACACACGTCTTCATCGGGTATTACATCCCATTTCTTCCCTTTTCCCTTTACCACTAATCAGTAAACTCAGATCATTGGCATTCCTACACTTCAGctgctattattataagatTTCCATAATTTTATGCTCGGACGCTTAAATACTACGATTGAAAGAAGCACCCAATTTGTTGCGTCCATGTCGGTCAAGTCTGGAAGTGATTCAAAATTTAccaatttcataaatttaaatccgCAAAGCCACATCTGGTGAAActtgtaaaaaaatgtgcaatatgATATGCGTGCATATGATTCTCCGAGTTTGCGATTTTCGTGGAAGCGACTGCCGTGTGCGATAAGATCACTGAACCTACATACATTCTATTCACTCGGCTAAAATTTAAATGACTCATTTTTATCTTATGAACTTGGTTGCTCTcaactattatgtacatatgttatttccAGAtcttgttattaaaattattatattttaatttcagatgAAGCATATCAAATAGAACTGTTGAAAACAGcaatttatatatacaggtGCATTGTAAATGCACCAGAACACGGTTACGGTGAGAAAATATACCTGTTAATGTAGCGACTATTTgaatttcatgatttttatttcatattagtaGGTAAATCCAGTAGCGCATTTATAATTTCGGGAAGAAGGCGAGTtaacttatatatttatatttttactttgcaaattctataaaatttatgaagtaattataaaatttcatatgaaaaaaaaaattattttcttattacaAAGTGATTTTTTAGAGATATATATTTCTgatatttttctgcttttttcCTCGGTTTGGGAAGGACAGGCACCTCTTCAATGCGTTACTGGATTTATTTATGCCTGTTAGATTTAACCATCATATATGAAACTGCATGTAATTCCATCCCAAACTTATACTTGTGCTATAACccacatatgtttgtattactAACGATATATattccacacatacatatataggcacatatgtatgtatgaagtataTGATCAAAAAGAGCTACAGTGTTTCATATGTCAAAAAGTATTCAGGTTAAGTTCGTTTGGCAAAACTAAtccttaaaataattacaaatctaTTTTCATTGTACTgttatattactattttattatttattatttttattttactgttcTATTAGTATTTCTAGTACTATTTTCATTGTGTGTTTATTTAGTAATAATGATTTAATTGTGTATAATGTAACCGTTTTCAGGTCAACTTAGACCAATAAAAAAGATTGACAATGTCAACAAACTTTATGAaggtaatacatatttatacttttattatGATTTACCAACCTTACATTGAAATTACTGACCTTTTATTATCGTGTGTTTAGAAGCCGTAATGAATAATCGAGGAGAGAAAAAAATGAATAGGAAGAATGTTCATCAGGAACTAGTAAATATATACCGAATTTCCTTCCttccatattaaaatattacagtTGCCTTTGATGAACTTAAATTTTGATTACAGTGTTGTGGTTTCTGTAAGGCAAATGGGGAACATCGTAGTTACTACAGCACCCATAATTTGAAAGACAACTATCAAAGGATTGTGTGCCCAATCCTCTTCAAATATGTGTGTCCGACTTGCAAAGTAACCGGTCACAACGCACATACAGCGAAATATTGCCCAATGTCAAATGGTAATAAGGTGTTGAAATGCAATCTTAAATCTCATGTTTAATATTACAATGttcattttaatattgataattttttgcatattgataatgttcatttttatgtttttcagaTCCTTTTCCATCTATTACTTGTACAAAAACACCTAGAATGGCCAACGGAAAACCGAGAAGATAAATAAGTTTATTCATCTTAATGCATACTTTTTTCGATTtgaatttcatttccattttattatgattaatttgtaattttatgaagcaatttgaataaattttgactttatttggttgtttttgatttattatttttttggtatTGATTTCAACTGCACACTATAAAGAACACTACAACTGCAAAATAAAGATGTTTCAAGAATAAAAATTGCATGAAAGATAAATGTGATTAATTTATGCCATATTTTGAAGTACCTAGCAATATGAAAAGTcaacatattaatttaaaacataaatatcattttaataatatattaagcttatacaaacataaatttttatacacacataccgTTTCAATATGCGTCATTTGTTGAAATCGAGCATTTGTTTTagacatagatatatacataagtataattaattaaataagtattaACTTTCAACACACATTATTGTAAGTatgctttatattttattcgaaCGAAAATGATGACTGCGTGAAAAGGTAGTgatttagtcaaaatataagaTATTCTATGTATTTGTCATAAACTTGTCTCAATTGTGATGAACTTTCTGGTGACCCCTGGGGTTTCCTGCGggtgcaaacaaaacaaaatataacgaTTCTATTAAATTACAGCAATGTTGTAGTACATGTGTAAAAGTAATACACACTTTGGCAGTACATTTCCGTATGTCCCGTTTGGTGACATATTCGGCATTTGTAATTAAGTAACGTTCTGCACATTAATACTCCAGCACTGTTGCGTAAATTGTGCGTAGTGTGAACGGAGGCTGGGCATCCGAGGCTGCGACAGAACCCACAGCTCTTCTGTAATTGAATGTAAAGGCGAGTGATATGTTTATCAAATGTAGAAGAAAGAAAAACCATTAttaagatatgtatgtgtgtattttggtaCTTTTATGTATGCCTAGatggaactatgtatgtacttactggTGGTATGACAGTTGTTGGCTGAGGTTCTCGCTGAAGTGGAGGTTCTGTTTGAAATTAATATacacattgtatatatataatatacatatatattaatatatacatgtataaaattaaataaatctaatgAAAAAAGAATACTTTACATTTAGTTATTAGTCAACGATAGGTGTATGTAATTCATTAAGAGCTAAaacaatatcaaaattaaaaagtatataccaccaatgtattgtattaaatatattttattgattttagatATATTCGATGATATGGTATGTATtttttcggtctccgtgacgagccagaattttaaatgacagaaaacgcaaatatcggaaggcaaagatcgaaaatcgaaagatcttaagtcaaaagatcaaaaaaaaaaagggtgcatggtaaacggtatatactcacttgATTtttgcgagcaggatacaacaggaacaagaggaacaggcttttcctcccgtattaatgtgcgcgcgcagaatacgggaggaaaaccctgttcctcttgttcctgttgtaccctgctcgcgcaaatttagtgagtatgtaccgtttatcatgcaccctttttttatctttcgacttaagatctttcga from Arctopsyche grandis isolate Sample6627 chromosome 9, ASM5162203v2, whole genome shotgun sequence carries:
- the LOC143917006 gene encoding nanos homolog 3-like — translated: MDQDEAYQIELLKTAIYIYRCIVNAPEHGYGQLRPIKKIDNVNKLYEEAVMNNRGEKKMNRKNVHQELCCGFCKANGEHRSYYSTHNLKDNYQRIVCPILFKYVCPTCKVTGHNAHTAKYCPMSNDPFPSITCTKTPRMANGKPRR